GTGGCGCGTTGGTTGGGGCCGCTGGAGGGGCGCACGCCGCATATTGCCACTGCGCCGGTTGGCCGCCCGGCGGTCGCGGCGATCAAATCGATACCACATCGACGCTGACGGGAACTTAGCAGGCGGCTGACCGGTTCGGCGCGCCATGGACCAGACACGCCCCAGCGCCCGCCACTATCCCCTGCTCGCGCATCCGCATGTCCATCTGCATGGGCCGGTGAACGATGCGATGTACGACAGTTTTCGTCAGCAGGTCCTCGGCGCGCCGGCGGAGGGCAGTTTGGTCTTCTCGATCACGACGTTGGGCGGCGATCCCGAAGTCGCGCGCGCCATGGGCGACGACGTACGGCTGCTCGGCGACTATACCGGCCGCGAGACGCTGTTCCTGGGCAAGGTCGCGGTCTATTCGGCCGGAGCGACGTTCATGGCGGCGTTCCCCAACGACAAGCGTTTCCTGACGCGCGGCACACGCATCATGATCCACGAGCGCCAGATGACCGCGTCGGTCGAACTGAACGGACCGCTCAGGATGCAGGTCGCCAACCTGAAGGGGAAGCTGCACGAGATCGAACAATCGATCGCGATCGAGGAAGAGGGTTTTCGTGCGCTCATCGCCGGGTCGACGGTCGATTATGACGAGCTGCTCCGAAAGGCGCCGAACAACTGGTATATCGACTGCCAGGAAGCGCTGGCGATGGGCCTCATCCTCGATGTGATCTGATCGTGCCGTGATCCGTGCTCTCGGCGGGGCGCGGGGAGGCGGCGTTTTTCACCAGGATCTCACTCCTCGCTCATGTCGCTCACCCAAGCGCGCGCCATGATGGCGGCTCCACAGCAGGAGCCGTTTCATGGCGTATTCCCCGTCGACCGAGCGAACACCGACGATGAAGCTTGCCTTCGCGATCCTCGTCGCCGCGGCGCTCACCATTCCGCTCTTCGCGGTCTATTTCCTCGTTTACGATCGCCAGACTCAGTCCGAGACGGCCCGCGCTTCGATCGCCGAAGGATGGGGCGGACCGCAGACGATCGCGGGGCCCGTCCTGGTCATCCCCTATCAGACGGAAGTGACCGAGACGGTAACCGAGAATGATCGGCCGACGACACGGACGTCACAGGTTTGGCGCGAGTTGCACGTTGCGCCGGACATTGCCGACATCACCTCGTCGCTCGCGCCCGAGCGCCGGCGTCGCTCGATCTACGAGGCGGTCGTTTACTCGGCAAAGACGAGTGGCACAGCCCGCTTTGCGCTGCCGACCGACCTCACACGGTTTCGCACCACGGTCGATGCGCTCGCCTATGACCGGGCCGAACTGCGATTCGGCCTGAGCGACGCGCGCGGGCTGTATGGGCCGCCGCCCGTCGTCGTGATCGACGGCGTCCGCCGCACGCTGCGGCCGGGCAAGGGGCTGGCATCGACCGGCGGGTCGGGCTTCGTCGCGCCGTTCGACGCGAGCGCTCTGCGCTCCCGGCCGCTCCGAGCGACCTTCGCTTTCGACTTCCGCGGCAATGCCAGCCTGACACTCGCGCCGCTGGCCGGCGATACCCGCTGGACGGTGACGTCGCCCTGGGCGCACCCGAGCTTCCAGGGCGGGTTCCTGCCCGCCGCGCACAGCATCGATGCGAAGGGCTTCACCGCTCGCTGGCGGGTCGGTAATCTGGCGCTTGGCAAGGCGCTGGTCGAGGATGGCACGCCGTCGCCGGTGATCTCGGAAAAGCCGCAGCCAGGCTCCACCGTCGCAACGCATGAAGCGGGCGTCACGCTGATATCGCCGGTCGATCTCTACGCCCAGGTCAACCGCAGCGTGAAATACGGGTTCCTGTTCATCGGCTTCACCTTCATGGCATTCCTGATGTTCGACGTCGTCGGCGGGGTGCGCGTGTCGGCAATCGAATATCTGCTGGTCGGTGCGGGCCTAGTGCTGTTCTTCGTCATGCTGCTCGCCTTCGCCGAAGTGATCGGCTTTGCCGCCGCCTATCTGGTGGCGGGTTCAGCGATCGTCGGGCTGCTGACGACCTATTCCGCCGCCGTGCTCGGCAGCCGCCGCCGCGCGGGCTTCATCGCTGCGCTGCTCGCGGCGCTCTACGGCGTGCTCTATGTCCTGCTGAGCCTCGAGGAATATTCGCTGCTCATCGGTTCGGTCCTGTTGTTCGCGGCGCTGGCGAGCATCATGTATCTGACACGCAACATCGAATGGGGCGGGCGCGACGGCGAAGCGCAAGCGAGCTGAATTCGCAAGGGGTGATGCGCGTGACGGTTGAGCCCGCGCGCATCACCCGCTATCGCGCGCTTCAGAGAAGGACGGATACAAGCGATGGCCGAATTCACCCTGCCGAAGAACAGCAAGATCACGGGCAAGGGCCGCGTGCACAAGGCGCCGGCCGGGGCGACCCGCGTGAAATCGTTCAAAATCTATCGCTACGACCCGGATTCGGGGGAAAACCCCCGCTATGACACGTTCGAGATCGACCTCGACGATTGCGGTCCGATGGTCCTCGACGCGCTCATCAAGATCAAGGCGGAACAGGACCCGTCGCTGACCTTCCGCCGCTCGTGCCGCGAGGGCATCTGCGGGTCCTGCTCGATGAATCTCGGGGGCAAGAACGGTCTGGCCTGCACGACCGCGATCGAGGATATCTCGGGCGAAGTGCGCATCACGCCCTTGCCGGCGATGGACGTCATCAAGGACCTGGTCCCGGACTTCACCCACTTCTACGCGCAATATGCCTCGATCAAGCCGTGGCTGCAGACCGTCACCCCGGCACCGGCTGGCAAGGAGCGGCTCCAGTCGCCCGAACAGCGCGAGAAGCTCGACGGGCTGTACGAGTGCATTCTGTGCGCCTGCTGCTCGACCAGCTGCCCCAGCTATTGGTGGAACAGCGACAAGTTCCTGGGCCCCGCGATCCTGCTCCAGGCCTATCGCTGGCTGGCCGACAGCCGCGACGAGATGACCGGCGAGCGCCTCGACGCGCTTGAGGATCCGTTCCGCCTCTATCGCTGCCACACGATCATGAACTGCGCGAATGCCTGCCCGAAGGGCCTCAGCCCGGCGAAGGCGATCGCGGAGATCAAGAAGATGGAAGCCGAGCGGATCCTCTGATCCGTTCGATCTGTCACCTGCGGTGCTCCGGCGCAGGCCGGAGCGCTGGCGATCACAGCCTCGCGCCGGCCAACGCTCCGGCCTTCGCCGGAGCACGGTGATGCCCAACGTCCTCGCCCGCTACGAAGCGCTGGTCGCCAGCGGCGAACTTCGTCCCGACCCTGCGCAAAAGGACGCCGCCAGCCGCCTTGCCGCGCTGGCGACGGCGCTTGAGACGCAGGAGAAGCCCGGCCTGATCGGCCGCCTGTTCGGTCGTGCGCCGGAGCCCCTGCGCGGTATCTACATGTGGGGCGGGGTCGGGCGCGGCAAGTCGATGCTGATGGACCTGTTCCACAGCTGCCTGAAGATCGAGCAGAAACGCCGCGTTCATTTCCACGAATTCATGGCGGAGGTTCACGACCGCCTGCGCCGCGAGCGCGAGAAGGAGGCGGGCGACCCGATTCCGCCCGTCGCCGCCGCGTTGGCCGAAGATGTCCGCGTGCTGGCGTTCGACGAGCTGGTCGTCACCAACATGGCGGATGCGGCGATCCTGTCGCGGCTCTTCATCGGGCTGTTCGACCGCGGCGTGACGATCGTCGCGACCTCGAACCGCGTGCCGGGCGATCTCTACAAGAATGGCCTCAATCGCCACCTCTTCCTGCCATTCATCGCGCTGATCGAACAGAAGATGGACGTGATCGCGCTGAACGGCCCGACCGATTATCGGCTCGATCGGCTCGGCAACGGGGAAACGTGGCACGTCCCGACCGGCGATGCGGCGACGCAGGCCGTCACGGATGCGTTCTTTCGCTTGACCGATTTCGACCCCGCCGATCGCGCGAACGTGCCGAGCGAGGACTTGGCCATCCCCGGCGGACGCGTGCTGCATGTACCCAAGAGCCTGAAGGGCGTCGGGGTGTTCAGCTTCAAGCG
The nucleotide sequence above comes from Roseomonas aeriglobus. Encoded proteins:
- a CDS encoding ATP-dependent Clp protease proteolytic subunit, coding for MDQTRPSARHYPLLAHPHVHLHGPVNDAMYDSFRQQVLGAPAEGSLVFSITTLGGDPEVARAMGDDVRLLGDYTGRETLFLGKVAVYSAGATFMAAFPNDKRFLTRGTRIMIHERQMTASVELNGPLRMQVANLKGKLHEIEQSIAIEEEGFRALIAGSTVDYDELLRKAPNNWYIDCQEALAMGLILDVI
- a CDS encoding cell envelope integrity protein CreD, coding for MAYSPSTERTPTMKLAFAILVAAALTIPLFAVYFLVYDRQTQSETARASIAEGWGGPQTIAGPVLVIPYQTEVTETVTENDRPTTRTSQVWRELHVAPDIADITSSLAPERRRRSIYEAVVYSAKTSGTARFALPTDLTRFRTTVDALAYDRAELRFGLSDARGLYGPPPVVVIDGVRRTLRPGKGLASTGGSGFVAPFDASALRSRPLRATFAFDFRGNASLTLAPLAGDTRWTVTSPWAHPSFQGGFLPAAHSIDAKGFTARWRVGNLALGKALVEDGTPSPVISEKPQPGSTVATHEAGVTLISPVDLYAQVNRSVKYGFLFIGFTFMAFLMFDVVGGVRVSAIEYLLVGAGLVLFFVMLLAFAEVIGFAAAYLVAGSAIVGLLTTYSAAVLGSRRRAGFIAALLAALYGVLYVLLSLEEYSLLIGSVLLFAALASIMYLTRNIEWGGRDGEAQAS
- a CDS encoding succinate dehydrogenase iron-sulfur subunit — translated: MAEFTLPKNSKITGKGRVHKAPAGATRVKSFKIYRYDPDSGENPRYDTFEIDLDDCGPMVLDALIKIKAEQDPSLTFRRSCREGICGSCSMNLGGKNGLACTTAIEDISGEVRITPLPAMDVIKDLVPDFTHFYAQYASIKPWLQTVTPAPAGKERLQSPEQREKLDGLYECILCACCSTSCPSYWWNSDKFLGPAILLQAYRWLADSRDEMTGERLDALEDPFRLYRCHTIMNCANACPKGLSPAKAIAEIKKMEAERIL
- a CDS encoding AFG1 family ATPase translates to MPNVLARYEALVASGELRPDPAQKDAASRLAALATALETQEKPGLIGRLFGRAPEPLRGIYMWGGVGRGKSMLMDLFHSCLKIEQKRRVHFHEFMAEVHDRLRREREKEAGDPIPPVAAALAEDVRVLAFDELVVTNMADAAILSRLFIGLFDRGVTIVATSNRVPGDLYKNGLNRHLFLPFIALIEQKMDVIALNGPTDYRLDRLGNGETWHVPTGDAATQAVTDAFFRLTDFDPADRANVPSEDLAIPGGRVLHVPKSLKGVGVFSFKRLCGEPRGVPDYLAIARHFHTVIIVGIPRMGPENRNEAARFVTLIDALYEHKVKLLATADAQPDDLYIAGDGAFEFERTASRLMEMRSADYLALGHGAE